Proteins from a single region of Paraglaciecola sp. T6c:
- a CDS encoding cobalamin biosynthesis protein CobD/CbiB, translating to MPSDIDVFLQSPALQPIWVLGVVMLVEMLLHWPERYHPLFFAKLVATRMADKVNPCADRAPLQLRISGTLAPLVLISPVAVILAIFINMAEFPLFFDAMLLLVALQYQHVMTRGKKVYSALLSGKKTLARQTLKPMVLRETELLSQVGLVKATIESMTLRFHQQYLCTAMLFLLFGPVTALCYRLVYEFSHCWNTKLTQFTYFGQPSAKTLLVVQWVPLRLTSFLFTLMGSVTSAISAWRALPRSSSAHQVLLALHGGALGIELSGPAIYENTKKRSIKCGGKRQANTIDIKRLSNHIVLCKFAFWVLCLCIAVGLYRLHL from the coding sequence TTGCCAAGCGATATCGATGTGTTCTTGCAATCACCCGCCCTGCAACCAATTTGGGTGCTGGGCGTGGTGATGTTAGTTGAAATGCTATTACATTGGCCTGAGCGCTATCACCCGCTTTTTTTTGCGAAACTCGTCGCCACAAGAATGGCTGACAAGGTGAACCCTTGCGCCGATAGGGCCCCGCTGCAATTGCGTATATCAGGGACATTAGCGCCATTAGTGTTAATAAGTCCAGTCGCAGTCATACTGGCTATTTTTATCAACATGGCTGAATTCCCGCTCTTCTTTGACGCCATGCTACTTCTCGTCGCCTTGCAGTATCAGCATGTAATGACTCGTGGTAAAAAAGTGTATTCTGCTTTGCTATCTGGGAAGAAAACCCTTGCCAGACAGACTCTAAAACCTATGGTGCTGCGAGAAACTGAGCTTCTTTCACAAGTGGGATTAGTGAAAGCCACCATTGAGAGTATGACCCTGCGTTTTCATCAACAGTACCTGTGTACTGCGATGTTGTTTCTTTTATTCGGGCCGGTTACGGCACTGTGTTATCGCCTCGTGTATGAATTTTCTCATTGCTGGAATACCAAACTCACTCAATTCACCTACTTCGGTCAACCTTCTGCCAAGACGCTTCTCGTTGTGCAGTGGGTTCCTCTGCGTTTAACCTCGTTTCTATTTACATTGATGGGCAGTGTCACCAGTGCCATTAGCGCGTGGCGCGCTCTGCCTCGTTCTAGCAGCGCCCATCAGGTATTACTCGCTTTGCACGGTGGGGCATTGGGTATAGAGCTCAGTGGCCCGGCTATTTATGAAAACACCAAAAAGCGCTCTATAAAGTGTGGCGGGAAACGCCAAGCTAACACCATCGATATAAAGCGTCTTTCCAATCACATTGTTTTATGCAAATTCGCTTTTTGGGTACTGTGCTTATGTATTGCCGTGGGCCTTTATCGCTTGCACCTTTAG
- a CDS encoding DcaP family trimeric outer membrane transporter: MNIKRISLTSLALACSTVSFTSLANPLDKTTFGFSGYVKADAMVSQYSDGTLPSGTIGRDFYIPSLTPTGGEKESAQFDAHIKQSRFRFTTNTLLSNNEKITGVLEFDFHTTPDGNERISNSYEPRIRHAFIKYNNWLIGQTWSTFQDVKTLPESLDFIGVTDGTIFARQTMVRYTSGAFEVALENPETTVTPFGGSGRIVADDNSVPDLAARYTLNQSWGHVSFAGLVRQLSYVEKQNGSDIDTDDVGYGLSITSKINFGQDDVRVMANIGSGLGRYIALNAVNSAVLDANNELDTIDVRGFTVAYRHFWDPQWRSTFSYAMFSADNDTDLTGLGVIKETYSARANILYSPSPELTFGAEYAYAKKTLESDADGDMSRLQFSAKYAF, encoded by the coding sequence ATGAACATAAAACGCATATCACTCACAAGTTTAGCTTTAGCATGCTCCACCGTGTCATTTACTTCTCTTGCTAACCCGTTAGATAAAACCACATTTGGTTTCAGCGGTTACGTCAAAGCAGATGCCATGGTGAGTCAATACAGCGATGGAACATTACCCTCTGGTACTATTGGACGTGACTTCTATATCCCAAGTCTGACACCCACGGGCGGGGAAAAAGAAAGCGCACAATTTGATGCCCATATTAAACAATCTCGCTTTCGCTTCACCACCAATACCCTATTGAGTAACAACGAAAAAATCACCGGTGTACTTGAATTTGATTTTCATACCACACCTGATGGTAACGAGCGGATCAGTAATTCATATGAGCCCAGAATTCGCCATGCTTTTATCAAGTACAACAACTGGTTGATTGGCCAAACCTGGTCCACATTTCAAGACGTTAAAACCCTGCCTGAATCTTTAGATTTCATTGGGGTAACTGACGGCACCATTTTCGCGCGACAAACCATGGTGAGATACACCTCGGGAGCCTTTGAAGTTGCCTTAGAAAACCCGGAAACCACAGTGACACCTTTTGGCGGCAGTGGTCGTATTGTCGCTGATGACAACTCAGTGCCTGATCTAGCAGCGCGTTATACGTTAAATCAATCCTGGGGACATGTGTCATTTGCCGGCTTAGTGCGTCAACTCTCTTATGTCGAAAAGCAAAATGGCAGTGATATTGATACAGACGACGTTGGTTATGGCCTTAGCATCACCAGTAAGATTAATTTCGGTCAAGACGATGTGCGCGTGATGGCTAATATCGGCAGCGGACTGGGTCGGTATATCGCCTTAAATGCCGTTAACAGTGCGGTATTAGATGCGAATAATGAGCTCGATACTATCGATGTTCGTGGTTTCACGGTGGCTTATCGTCACTTTTGGGATCCTCAGTGGCGCAGTACCTTCAGCTACGCCATGTTCAGCGCAGATAACGATACTGACTTGACGGGCTTAGGTGTCATTAAGGAAACCTACAGTGCCAGAGCCAATATTCTTTACTCCCCATCACCTGAGCTAACCTTTGGCGCCGAATATGCCTACGCTAAGAAAACCCTTGAGTCAGATGCAGACGGCGATATGAGTCGCTTACAGTTTTCAGCAAAGTATGCATTTTAA
- a CDS encoding DUF2721 domain-containing protein, with translation MTITLTTPAMLFPAISLLLLAYTNRFLTLASTIRNLDPTQDQENTHAQINNLRTRIQLIKRMQEFGAFSFFLCVLSMLAIYAEYQTIGSTIFAGSLVLLLYSLGLSVREINISVEALDLHLSHFNLDRKKRKPSREKP, from the coding sequence ATGACCATCACCTTGACCACTCCAGCGATGCTCTTTCCGGCAATTTCGTTATTATTATTGGCTTATACCAATCGATTTTTGACGTTAGCCAGCACAATCCGAAATCTTGACCCCACGCAGGATCAAGAGAATACCCATGCCCAAATTAATAATTTGCGTACTCGTATTCAACTGATTAAACGCATGCAAGAATTTGGCGCCTTTAGCTTTTTTCTGTGTGTTTTATCCATGTTAGCGATTTACGCTGAATATCAAACGATAGGCAGTACTATTTTCGCAGGCAGCCTAGTATTGCTGCTTTATTCACTAGGTTTGTCGGTGAGGGAGATAAATATTTCGGTAGAAGCGCTAGACTTACATTTAAGTCACTTCAATCTAGATAGGAAAAAGCGTAAACCTTCTCGCGAAAAACCTTAA
- a CDS encoding Lrp/AsnC family transcriptional regulator, whose protein sequence is MMPKKNSRPLDSIDLDILASLYEDARTTNKEIAKRVGLAPSSCLERIKRLQADEIIQGASLQIDLNALGGHIQAMISIRLSDHNRLAVDDFVTDLLPQPEVLSVFHMGGNIDFLLHVTVTDSSHLRDFIFNQLTARPEVNHVESALVYEHRCSQQLPTFYPQSTT, encoded by the coding sequence ATGATGCCTAAGAAAAATAGCCGGCCCCTAGACAGCATAGATTTGGATATTCTTGCATCCTTGTACGAAGATGCTCGTACCACCAATAAAGAAATAGCCAAACGGGTGGGTTTAGCGCCCTCATCTTGTCTTGAGCGTATCAAGCGCCTGCAAGCAGATGAGATCATTCAAGGCGCATCGTTACAGATAGATTTGAATGCCTTAGGCGGTCATATACAAGCGATGATTTCGATTCGATTGTCTGATCACAACCGTTTAGCGGTAGATGACTTTGTTACTGACTTATTACCTCAGCCCGAAGTGCTTAGCGTGTTTCACATGGGTGGCAACATCGATTTTTTATTGCACGTCACCGTGACTGACTCTAGTCATTTGCGAGATTTTATATTTAACCAACTTACCGCTAGGCCTGAAGTGAACCATGTTGAAAGCGCGTTAGTTTACGAGCACAGATGTTCACAGCAATTACCTACTTTTTACCCCCAAAGTACGACCTAA
- a CDS encoding succinylglutamate desuccinylase/aspartoacylase domain-containing protein produces the protein MSNQFKKEYIVVAQNASGRNMNVPLYRFIGQKPGPKVYIQSSIHGAEVQGNVVIYHLIQLLKKMPICGEVILVPNCNPVGTNIKAGEYTLGRFDPVNGTNWNRGYFYDASLIEDFAQTVQNDESISQIKQRFRQQIKHILASKLEEPWGIGLAQRLNLKLQQLAFDADFVLDLHNGPVSTRHIYVPEYAQKSASLFNIPHVILIPNKFAGALDEATFCPWWTLQDLVSHKRQQDVDFGVEAFTLEMGSQEVINFSEGEYDANSILSYLNGKGCLLQSDIHPEAMRRVATYLKNYKVLYTQQGGMVEYLAKPGDVVKKGQPLAKLLNVDELDTENATELVVAQCDLIPILHFPSASILSGTQLYKCFTHYFEL, from the coding sequence GTGAGCAATCAATTTAAGAAAGAATATATAGTGGTGGCGCAAAATGCGTCTGGGCGAAACATGAACGTGCCTCTGTATCGCTTTATTGGCCAAAAGCCAGGCCCTAAAGTGTACATTCAAAGCTCAATACACGGTGCTGAAGTGCAGGGAAATGTGGTGATCTACCACCTTATTCAACTGTTAAAAAAAATGCCTATTTGCGGCGAAGTGATACTGGTGCCCAATTGTAACCCAGTTGGCACCAATATAAAGGCGGGGGAATACACCTTAGGGCGGTTTGATCCTGTCAACGGTACGAATTGGAATCGTGGGTATTTTTACGATGCGAGCTTGATTGAAGATTTCGCACAAACAGTGCAAAACGATGAGTCTATCTCTCAAATTAAACAGCGCTTTCGTCAGCAAATTAAGCATATTCTGGCGTCTAAACTGGAAGAGCCGTGGGGTATCGGCCTAGCACAACGGCTGAATTTAAAGTTACAGCAACTGGCCTTTGACGCCGATTTTGTACTCGATTTACATAATGGGCCTGTTTCTACGCGGCATATTTATGTGCCTGAATATGCGCAAAAATCGGCAAGTTTGTTCAATATTCCTCATGTCATCTTGATCCCAAATAAATTTGCAGGAGCCTTGGATGAAGCAACTTTTTGCCCATGGTGGACGTTGCAAGATTTGGTTAGTCACAAGCGCCAGCAAGATGTTGACTTTGGGGTTGAGGCATTCACGTTGGAAATGGGTAGCCAAGAGGTGATTAATTTTTCTGAGGGAGAGTACGATGCAAATAGCATTTTATCCTATCTCAATGGAAAAGGCTGTTTATTACAAAGTGATATTCACCCAGAAGCGATGCGCCGAGTGGCCACCTATTTGAAGAACTACAAAGTTTTATATACTCAACAAGGCGGTATGGTGGAATATTTAGCCAAGCCGGGCGACGTTGTGAAAAAAGGCCAGCCGCTAGCTAAATTACTGAATGTGGATGAACTTGATACAGAAAATGCCACTGAATTGGTAGTGGCACAATGCGATCTTATCCCCATTTTGCACTTTCCTTCAGCTTCGATATTGAGTGGTACTCAGCTATACAAGTGCTTTACTCACTACTTCGAACTTTAA
- a CDS encoding carboxylesterase/lipase family protein, producing MQFALVAFALFISSFAAIAEQITTQYGLLSGQKNNKSQIFSFKGIPFAAPPVGELRWQPPQPVSAWQGVRDATKFAPRPMQNPIYSDMQFRSQEVSEDSLYLNVWTPNTSDSAKLPVLLYFHGGGFIAGSGDEKRYDGASMAQKGIVVVTANYRLGVFGFFAHEGLSKQTDYHGSGNYGLMDQQAALKWVAENIQQFGGDPKRITIAGESAGSISVSALMVAPSAKPYIAGAIGESGSIVGPPLDPLALKDAEQYGQKVATTALKDTPEQNVGLAEARIAALRKIPAQTLLDKVTKGGFIYFKPNIDGAFFPESPDALFAKGTQAKVPLLLGDNSQEGGYQQIMVDGSPTVEHYVDKIKRLYPDDFKEVLSLYPGENSAQVIASAQALASDRFMGIATFNWAYQNVKTNTAPSFYYFYDHIRPAMIGAKNVLPVNKPRGAVHSAEIEYALGNLDANPLYEWQDADYQVSEIMQQYFAHFIKTGVPNGTDDANHALPHWPQFSQHKRMVLKAQPKVEDIRYLQERHAFHRRYFFEKAQLEKDSLKGIIEKSSTPQ from the coding sequence ATGCAATTCGCCTTAGTCGCCTTCGCTTTATTCATCAGTTCTTTCGCCGCCATAGCAGAGCAAATCACGACCCAATATGGCTTGCTATCGGGTCAAAAAAACAATAAATCTCAGATCTTTTCTTTTAAAGGGATCCCATTTGCTGCGCCGCCGGTGGGTGAGCTTCGCTGGCAGCCGCCTCAACCGGTTAGTGCGTGGCAAGGTGTCAGAGACGCGACAAAGTTCGCCCCTCGTCCAATGCAAAATCCCATCTATAGCGATATGCAGTTTCGCTCACAAGAGGTTAGCGAAGACAGCTTGTACCTTAACGTGTGGACACCGAACACAAGTGATAGCGCCAAATTGCCGGTGTTACTGTACTTTCATGGCGGAGGCTTTATTGCAGGCAGTGGCGATGAAAAGCGTTACGACGGCGCCTCTATGGCACAAAAAGGCATCGTGGTCGTTACAGCGAATTATCGGCTTGGTGTATTTGGCTTTTTCGCACATGAAGGTTTGTCTAAACAAACAGACTATCACGGCTCGGGCAATTACGGCTTAATGGACCAACAAGCAGCACTTAAATGGGTGGCCGAGAATATTCAACAGTTCGGGGGCGATCCTAAGCGTATAACGATCGCAGGGGAGTCTGCAGGCTCGATTTCCGTTTCAGCGCTTATGGTGGCACCTTCGGCAAAACCATATATCGCCGGTGCAATTGGTGAAAGCGGCTCGATTGTTGGACCACCACTTGACCCGTTAGCACTCAAAGATGCCGAACAGTACGGTCAGAAAGTCGCAACGACTGCACTTAAAGATACTCCTGAGCAAAACGTAGGTCTTGCTGAAGCGCGCATTGCAGCGCTAAGAAAGATACCTGCACAAACCTTGTTAGATAAGGTCACTAAAGGCGGTTTCATTTATTTTAAACCAAACATTGATGGCGCCTTCTTTCCTGAATCACCTGATGCGTTATTCGCCAAGGGGACACAAGCAAAAGTGCCTTTGCTGCTTGGGGATAACTCGCAAGAAGGCGGCTATCAGCAGATCATGGTTGATGGGTCACCCACTGTCGAGCATTATGTTGATAAAATAAAACGCCTTTACCCAGATGATTTTAAGGAGGTGCTAAGCCTCTATCCTGGCGAAAATAGTGCGCAAGTTATTGCATCTGCTCAGGCGCTGGCCAGTGATCGTTTCATGGGGATAGCAACCTTCAACTGGGCTTATCAAAACGTTAAGACTAATACAGCTCCAAGCTTTTACTATTTTTATGACCATATTCGCCCAGCCATGATTGGGGCAAAGAACGTTCTGCCTGTGAATAAACCAAGAGGTGCTGTGCACTCTGCTGAAATTGAATACGCCTTAGGTAATTTAGATGCCAATCCATTATACGAATGGCAAGACGCGGATTATCAAGTTTCAGAGATTATGCAGCAGTACTTTGCTCATTTTATTAAAACAGGTGTGCCCAATGGGACTGACGACGCCAATCACGCTTTGCCTCATTGGCCACAATTTAGTCAGCATAAACGTATGGTGTTAAAGGCGCAGCCTAAGGTGGAAGACATTCGTTACCTGCAAGAGCGACATGCTTTTCATCGTCGCTATTTCTTTGAAAAAGCCCAACTCGAAAAAGACAGTTTGAAAGGGATCATTGAAAAAAGCAGCACACCCCAGTGA
- the tyrS gene encoding tyrosine--tRNA ligase — protein sequence MADWQSAFAELQRGAEEILLEEELIAKLKEGKPLKIKAGFDPTAPDLHLGHTVLINKLRSFQQLGHEVIFLIGDFTGMIGDPTGKNVTRKPLTREDVLANAETYKEQVFKILDPAKTTIRFNSEWMEGLGASGMIKLASSQTVARMLERDDFKKRYANGQPIAIHEFLYPLVQGWDSVALESDVELGGTDQRFNLLMGRELQKGQGQRPQTVLMMPLLEGLDGVQKMSKSLGNYIGITDSPSDMFGKIMSISDDLMWRYYDLLSFKAIEEIALYKEQVAGGTNPRDIKIALAKEIIARFHDDAAAEAAHHEFIQRFQKNAIPDEMPEFTFEAGAEGMAVANLLKEAALVASTSEAMRMIKQGAVKMDGEKVADQKAIFTSLQEAVFQVGKRKFARVTLS from the coding sequence ATGGCAGATTGGCAAAGCGCATTTGCTGAGCTTCAGCGTGGTGCTGAAGAAATATTGTTGGAAGAAGAACTGATTGCCAAGCTAAAAGAAGGCAAGCCGTTAAAAATTAAAGCAGGCTTTGATCCTACAGCGCCAGACTTACACCTAGGTCATACGGTTTTAATTAATAAACTGCGGTCTTTTCAGCAGCTTGGGCACGAAGTTATCTTTCTGATCGGTGATTTCACCGGAATGATAGGTGATCCCACAGGCAAAAATGTTACTCGTAAGCCATTGACCCGAGAAGACGTGCTAGCGAATGCTGAAACCTACAAAGAGCAGGTATTCAAAATTCTTGATCCGGCTAAAACCACGATCCGTTTTAATTCAGAGTGGATGGAAGGCCTAGGGGCCTCAGGTATGATCAAGTTAGCCTCAAGTCAAACTGTGGCACGTATGTTAGAACGAGATGATTTTAAAAAGCGCTATGCCAATGGCCAACCTATCGCTATTCATGAGTTCTTGTATCCGCTCGTTCAAGGCTGGGATTCTGTTGCCCTTGAGTCTGATGTTGAATTAGGCGGAACAGATCAGCGTTTCAACTTATTGATGGGCCGTGAATTGCAAAAAGGGCAGGGGCAACGACCACAAACTGTTTTGATGATGCCGTTGCTTGAAGGGTTAGACGGCGTACAGAAAATGTCTAAGTCCCTTGGAAACTATATTGGTATCACCGATTCACCAAGCGATATGTTCGGTAAAATCATGTCGATTTCAGATGATTTGATGTGGCGCTACTATGATTTACTTAGCTTTAAGGCCATTGAAGAAATTGCGCTTTACAAAGAGCAAGTCGCTGGGGGCACGAACCCAAGAGACATAAAAATTGCGCTGGCTAAGGAAATTATTGCGCGTTTTCACGATGATGCTGCTGCAGAAGCCGCTCACCATGAATTTATCCAACGCTTCCAGAAAAATGCCATCCCAGATGAGATGCCTGAATTCACTTTTGAGGCAGGTGCAGAAGGTATGGCTGTTGCCAACTTGCTTAAAGAGGCCGCTTTAGTGGCATCGACTTCAGAAGCGATGCGTATGATTAAACAGGGCGCGGTTAAAATGGACGGTGAAAAAGTGGCAGACCAAAAAGCGATTTTTACCTCGTTACAAGAAGCCGTTTTCCAAGTGGGCAAACGCAAATTTGCGCGAGTGACGCTAAGCTAA
- a CDS encoding 5'-methylthioadenosine/adenosylhomocysteine nucleosidase, with the protein MKIAILGAMDEEITLLKESISGLVEHQHAHLTLYTGQLQGADVVLVKCGIGKVAAAVATTIVVDKFAPDFVVNTGSAGGFDQALSIGDIVIANEVVHHDADLTHFGYALGQCAGMPETYLCDTALIEAAEKAAITLGEAKTKRGLICTGDAFIGSDEAAAKLRTDFPAIAAAEMEGVAIGQTCHLLNVPFLVIRSLSDIAGKASTVSFQTYLEQAAKHSAMLVMEMLTVLQNQTK; encoded by the coding sequence ATGAAAATTGCCATTTTAGGTGCCATGGATGAAGAGATTACCCTTCTGAAAGAATCAATTAGTGGGCTTGTTGAGCATCAACATGCGCATTTAACACTTTACACTGGCCAGTTACAGGGTGCCGACGTCGTCTTAGTTAAATGTGGCATTGGCAAAGTTGCGGCTGCAGTTGCCACGACCATAGTCGTGGATAAATTTGCTCCGGATTTCGTGGTCAACACCGGCTCAGCGGGTGGATTTGACCAAGCATTGAGCATAGGTGATATCGTGATCGCTAATGAAGTTGTACACCACGACGCCGACTTGACCCACTTTGGTTATGCTCTGGGCCAATGTGCTGGTATGCCAGAAACCTACCTATGTGATACCGCACTAATTGAGGCGGCCGAGAAAGCCGCAATCACCTTAGGTGAAGCCAAGACTAAGCGCGGGCTAATTTGTACTGGTGATGCTTTTATCGGCAGCGACGAAGCAGCCGCTAAACTACGAACCGATTTCCCCGCTATCGCCGCGGCAGAAATGGAAGGCGTCGCGATAGGCCAAACCTGTCACTTGCTTAACGTGCCGTTTTTGGTGATCCGCTCTTTGTCAGATATTGCAGGCAAAGCTTCGACCGTATCCTTTCAAACATACTTAGAGCAGGCAGCAAAACACTCAGCCATGCTGGTGATGGAAATGCTCACCGTACTGCAAAACCAAACTAAATAA
- a CDS encoding peptidoglycan DD-metalloendopeptidase family protein, translating to MVKKAFSQLPKAHKWAVASLASIVLILALFPSDRASASRNTEAALLEIGKRYELPISTDHLSVSSEEHVSDDVEWNTYQVKRGDTLAKIFKRAGLSARDTYNVSSAGELAKMLLKIRPGQLVSLQVDENGSFAGLSYAFSNTETLLIHPDEKNQLTARVDKKKVDTRLNYAQGEINSSFWNAGVKAHLSESQIMSLAAIFGWDIDFALEIRQGDNFNVVFEEKYIDGEFVEYGDIVSAEFTNGGNTFTAIRYSDGNYYTPEGRSMRKSFLRAPVSFKYISSSFTKRRFHPVQKRWKAHRGVDYAANRGTPVMAAGDGKVIRSSYDKYNGNHVFIQHGEKYVTKYLHFTKRKVKVGQTVKQGDVIGTVGSTGLASGPHLHYEFLVDGVHRNPRTVSLPKALPIAKKERSAFELVAKEQLELLTNSKRIMLAMN from the coding sequence GTGGTAAAAAAAGCCTTTTCACAATTACCTAAAGCACATAAGTGGGCGGTTGCTTCCCTCGCGTCTATCGTGCTTATTCTTGCCCTATTCCCATCAGACCGTGCCAGTGCTTCTCGTAACACCGAGGCCGCTTTATTAGAGATCGGTAAACGCTACGAACTACCTATTAGCACAGATCATTTATCGGTCAGCAGTGAAGAACACGTTAGCGATGACGTTGAATGGAACACTTATCAAGTTAAGCGCGGGGATACGCTGGCCAAGATTTTTAAGCGCGCCGGGCTGTCCGCTCGCGACACTTATAATGTGAGCAGTGCTGGCGAACTCGCTAAAATGCTTTTAAAGATCCGCCCTGGTCAACTCGTATCACTGCAAGTTGATGAAAACGGCTCATTTGCTGGCTTAAGTTATGCGTTTTCAAATACCGAAACCCTACTTATTCATCCTGATGAAAAAAATCAACTCACCGCTCGCGTGGACAAAAAGAAAGTCGATACCCGCTTGAACTACGCGCAAGGCGAGATTAACAGCAGTTTCTGGAATGCGGGTGTAAAAGCCCACCTATCTGAAAGTCAAATCATGAGCCTAGCGGCGATATTTGGCTGGGATATCGATTTTGCTTTAGAAATTCGCCAAGGTGACAATTTTAATGTTGTCTTTGAAGAAAAATACATAGACGGTGAATTCGTGGAATACGGCGATATTGTTTCAGCTGAATTTACCAACGGTGGCAACACCTTTACCGCTATCCGTTACTCTGATGGCAATTATTACACCCCAGAAGGGCGTAGTATGCGTAAAAGTTTTTTACGCGCACCGGTTAGCTTTAAATACATCAGCTCTAGTTTCACAAAACGTCGCTTTCACCCAGTCCAAAAACGCTGGAAAGCCCACCGTGGCGTAGATTACGCAGCAAATCGCGGCACCCCCGTAATGGCTGCTGGCGATGGTAAGGTTATTCGCTCTTCATACGATAAATACAATGGTAATCACGTTTTTATTCAACACGGTGAAAAGTACGTGACCAAATATTTGCACTTTACCAAGCGTAAAGTCAAAGTGGGACAAACTGTTAAGCAAGGCGATGTTATCGGCACTGTTGGCTCTACAGGGTTAGCTTCTGGCCCGCATTTACATTACGAATTTTTAGTGGATGGCGTACATCGCAACCCTAGAACCGTTTCTTTGCCTAAAGCACTCCCCATCGCCAAGAAAGAGCGCAGCGCATTCGAACTCGTGGCAAAAGAGCAACTTGAGTTACTGACTAATAGCAAGCGCATTATGTTGGCGATGAATTAG